From the genome of Glycine max cultivar Williams 82 chromosome 2, Glycine_max_v4.0, whole genome shotgun sequence, one region includes:
- the LOC100809980 gene encoding probable inactive receptor kinase At5g10020 isoform X2 has product MLGLRATRKGMQAIWFMLSLLVAIALGNSDIDALLEFKKSIQNDPSGLVVNSWDSRSLDSDGCPKNWYGIVCSEGSVLSITLDNAGLVGELNFLAINGLTMLRNLSAVNNQFTGDLLHIATIESLEYLDLSLNKFNGPLLSNFVQLRKLVYLNLSSNELGGTLPVDFHKLEQLKYLDLHMNNFFGDIMHIFYPMGSVLYVDLSSNRFSGTPDLGLADESFLSSIQYLNISHNSLSGELFVHDGMPYLDNLEVFDASNNQLEGNIPSFTFVVSLRILRLACNQLTGLLPEALLKESSMMLSELDLSQNKLEGPIGIITSVTLRKLNLSSNKLYGPLPLRVGHCSIIDLSNNTLSGNFSRIRYWGNYVEVVQLSSNSLGGMLPNETSQFLRLTSLKVSNNSLEGFLPPILGTYPELEEIDLSLNQLSGFLLPSFFTSTKLINLDLSNNKFSGSILIQFQPPNNPIVSAENCSLVFLDLSHNNLSGTLPSNMSRLHNLAYLNLCNNQLVGTIPDDLPDELRVLNVSFNNLSGVVPESLKQFPDSAFHPGNTMLVFPHLQPSPKDTSNLGLREHRLQKKSATRIALIACLVAGGFVMAFVGIIIYYKVHHEKERTSKQNEARGITQESTFTSNIEEPYRNLEVLPPAQSGSSDDARNIHPVGKKPIDFGPSELGKNEEGTSTPMSILSPSNPSSSKSYQFENPGSLKVSSPDKLVGDLHIFDGSLALTAEELSCAPAEVIGRSCHGTLYKATLDSGHELAVKWLREGITKGKKELAREIKKLGTIKHPNLVSVQGYYLGPKEHEKLIISNYMNAQSLDIYLHDKGNLHPLSLDERLRVAVEVAQCLHFLHDEKAIPHGNLKSTNILLETPNRNVLLTDYTLHRILTAAGTAEQVLNAGALGYRPPEFARSSKPCPSLTSDVYAFGVILLELLTGRNSGEIVSGIPGVVDLIDWVRFLAEQNRSSQCFDRSLVDKNNGERPSKILDDMLKVALRCILPASDRPDLKTVFGDLSTISSPQAL; this is encoded by the exons TGCGATTAATGGCCTTACAATGCTTCGCAATTTGTCAGCTGTCAACAACCAGTTCACAGGAGATCTCTTACACATTGCCACAATAGAGTCACTTGAATATCTTGATTTATCCCTCAACAAGTTTAATGGGCCGTTACTCTCTAACTTCGTTCAGTTGCGCAAGTTAGTATATCTGAATCTTTCTTCAAATGAACTTGGAGGTACTCTTCCTGTTGACTTTCACAAACTTGAGCAGTTGAAGTATTTAGATTTGCACATGAATAACTTCTTTGGGGATATTATGCATATATTTTATCCGATGGGCAGTGTGCTATATGTTGACTTAAGCAGCAATAGGTTTTCTGGTACACCGGATTTGGGACTTGCAGATGAGTCATTTCTCTCTTCAATTCAGTATTTAAATATTAGCCATAATTCCTTGAGTGGTGAGTTATTTGTTCATGATGGTATGCCATACCTTGACAATTTAGAGGTCTTTGATGCTAGTAATAATCAGTTAGAGGGCAATATACCTTCCTTCACGTTTGTGGTATCTCTTCGGATTCTTCGACTTGCATGCAACCAGTTGACTGGTTTACTGCCCGAAGCTCTATTGAAGGAAAGTTCAATGATGTTGTCTGAACTGGATCTTAGTCAAAACAAGCTTGAAG GTCCCATTGGAATTATTACCTCGGTGACTCTGAGGAAGCTTAATTTATCTTCAAACAAATTGTATGGCCCCTTACCTCTCAGGGTAGGCCACTGTTCCATCATAGATTTGAGTAACAACACACTATCAGGTAATTTCTCAAGGATCCGGTATTGGGGTAACTATGTGGAAGTTGTTCAGCTAAGTAGCAACTCATTGGGAGGAATGCTACCAAATGAAACTTCTCAATTTTTAAGGTTAACTTCACTTAAGGTATCCAATAACTCATTGGAGGGCTTTCTCCCACCAATTTTGGGAACATATCCAGAACTAGAAGAGATTGATCTTAGCCTCAACCAGCTCTCTGGGTTCCTCCTGCCAAGCTTTTTCACCTCAACCAAATTGATTAATCTTGATCTCTCCAACAATAAATTTTCTGGATCAATTCTTATTCAATTTCAACCTCCAAATAATCCAATAGTTTCTGCTGAAAATTGTAGTCTGGTGTTTCTTGATCTTTCACACAACAACTTGAGTGGGACTCTTCCTTCAAATATGAGTAGGCTTCACAATTTGGCATATCTCAATCTATGCAACAACCAATTGGTAGGTACTATTCCTGATGACCTTCCAGATGAGTTGAGAGTATTGAATGTATCCTTTAATAATCTTTCTGGTGTTGTACCAGAAAGCTTAAAGCAGTTTCCCGACTCTGCATTTCATCCAGGAAATACTATGCTGGTATTTCCACATTTGCAACCATCACCAAAAGATACTTCCAACCTAGGTTTGAGGGAACATCGGTTACAAAAAAAGTCTGCAACTAGGATTGCCCTGATTGCATGTTTGGTTGCTGGTGGTTTTGTGATGGCTTTTGTgggtataataatttattataaggtTCATCATGAAAAAGAAAGGACTTCTAAACAAAATGAAGCAAGGGGCATCACCCAAGAGAGTACTTTCACATCAAATATAGAGGAACCTTATAGAAATTTGGAAGTATTACCACCTGCTCAAAGTGGGTCTTCTGATGATGCAAGAAACATTCATCCAGTGGGAAAGAAGCCAATAGATTTTGGCCCTTCTGAATTAGGTAAGAACGAGGAAGGAACATCTACCCCAATGTCTATTTTGTCTCCTTCAAATCCTTCATCTTCAAAAAGCTATCAGTTTGAGAATCCTGGTTCCCTCAAAGTCTCCTCTCCAGATAAACTGGTTGGAGACTTGCATATATTTGATGGATCCTTGGCGCTAACTGCGGAAGAACTTTCATGTGCTCCAGCAGAAGTTATTGGCAGGAGCTGTCATGGAACACTCTACAAAGCTACACTTGATTCTGGTCATGAATTGGCTGTCAAATGGTTAAGAGAAGGAATAACTAAAGGAAAAAAGGAGTTGGCTAGGGAAATAAAGAAACTTGGGACTATCAAGCATCCAAACCTGGTTTCTGTTCAGGGTTACTACTTGGGGCCAAAGGAACATGAGAAACTGATTATATCAAATTACATGAATGCACAATCTTTGGATATTTATCTCCATG ATAAAGGAAATCTCCATCCTTTGTCTCTTGATGAAAGGCTCAGGGTGGCTGTAGAGGTGGCACAATGTCTGCATTTCTTACACGATGAGAAAGCCATACCTCATGGCAATCTCAAATCCACAAACATTTTGCTAGAAACTCCCAACAGAAATGTTCTCCTCACTGACTACACCCTGCACAGGATACTCACTGCAGCTGGTACTGCTGAGCAAGTTCTGAATGCCGGTGCACTCGGCTATCGGCCTCCCGAGTTTGCTAGATCAAGCAAACCATGCCCTTCCTTGACAAGTGATGTCTATGCATTTGGAGTGATCTTGTTAGAGCTCCTAACAGGAAGAAATTCTGGAGAAATAGTTTCTGGGATTCCAGGGGTGGTTGACCTCATTGACTGGGTGAGGTTCTTAGCCGAACAAAACCGTTCTAGCCAGTGCTTTGATAGGTCTCTAGTGGACAAGAACAATGGGGAAAGACCATCTAAAATTCTTGATGACATGCTAAAGGTGGCTCTTAGATGCATCCTTCCAGCATCTGATAGGCCTGACCTGAAAACTGTCTTTGGTGATCTCTCAACAATAAG CTCTCCACAGGCATTATAA
- the LOC100809980 gene encoding probable inactive receptor kinase At5g10020 isoform X4, with protein sequence MLSLLVAIALGNSDIDALLEFKKSIQNDPSGLVVNSWDSRSLDSDGCPKNWYGIVCSEGSVLSITLDNAGLVGELNFLAINGLTMLRNLSAVNNQFTGDLLHIATIESLEYLDLSLNKFNGPLLSNFVQLRKLVYLNLSSNELGGTLPVDFHKLEQLKYLDLHMNNFFGDIMHIFYPMGSVLYVDLSSNRFSGTPDLGLADESFLSSIQYLNISHNSLSGELFVHDGMPYLDNLEVFDASNNQLEGNIPSFTFVVSLRILRLACNQLTGLLPEALLKESSMMLSELDLSQNKLEGPIGIITSVTLRKLNLSSNKLYGPLPLRVGHCSIIDLSNNTLSGNFSRIRYWGNYVEVVQLSSNSLGGMLPNETSQFLRLTSLKVSNNSLEGFLPPILGTYPELEEIDLSLNQLSGFLLPSFFTSTKLINLDLSNNKFSGSILIQFQPPNNPIVSAENCSLVFLDLSHNNLSGTLPSNMSRLHNLAYLNLCNNQLVGTIPDDLPDELRVLNVSFNNLSGVVPESLKQFPDSAFHPGNTMLVFPHLQPSPKDTSNLGLREHRLQKKSATRIALIACLVAGGFVMAFVGIIIYYKVHHEKERTSKQNEARGITQESTFTSNIEEPYRNLEVLPPAQSGSSDDARNIHPVGKKPIDFGPSELGKNEEGTSTPMSILSPSNPSSSKSYQFENPGSLKVSSPDKLVGDLHIFDGSLALTAEELSCAPAEVIGRSCHGTLYKATLDSGHELAVKWLREGITKGKKELAREIKKLGTIKHPNLVSVQGYYLGPKEHEKLIISNYMNAQSLDIYLHETDKGNLHPLSLDERLRVAVEVAQCLHFLHDEKAIPHGNLKSTNILLETPNRNVLLTDYTLHRILTAAGTAEQVLNAGALGYRPPEFARSSKPCPSLTSDVYAFGVILLELLTGRNSGEIVSGIPGVVDLIDWVRFLAEQNRSSQCFDRSLVDKNNGERPSKILDDMLKVALRCILPASDRPDLKTVFGDLSTISSPQAL encoded by the exons TGCGATTAATGGCCTTACAATGCTTCGCAATTTGTCAGCTGTCAACAACCAGTTCACAGGAGATCTCTTACACATTGCCACAATAGAGTCACTTGAATATCTTGATTTATCCCTCAACAAGTTTAATGGGCCGTTACTCTCTAACTTCGTTCAGTTGCGCAAGTTAGTATATCTGAATCTTTCTTCAAATGAACTTGGAGGTACTCTTCCTGTTGACTTTCACAAACTTGAGCAGTTGAAGTATTTAGATTTGCACATGAATAACTTCTTTGGGGATATTATGCATATATTTTATCCGATGGGCAGTGTGCTATATGTTGACTTAAGCAGCAATAGGTTTTCTGGTACACCGGATTTGGGACTTGCAGATGAGTCATTTCTCTCTTCAATTCAGTATTTAAATATTAGCCATAATTCCTTGAGTGGTGAGTTATTTGTTCATGATGGTATGCCATACCTTGACAATTTAGAGGTCTTTGATGCTAGTAATAATCAGTTAGAGGGCAATATACCTTCCTTCACGTTTGTGGTATCTCTTCGGATTCTTCGACTTGCATGCAACCAGTTGACTGGTTTACTGCCCGAAGCTCTATTGAAGGAAAGTTCAATGATGTTGTCTGAACTGGATCTTAGTCAAAACAAGCTTGAAG GTCCCATTGGAATTATTACCTCGGTGACTCTGAGGAAGCTTAATTTATCTTCAAACAAATTGTATGGCCCCTTACCTCTCAGGGTAGGCCACTGTTCCATCATAGATTTGAGTAACAACACACTATCAGGTAATTTCTCAAGGATCCGGTATTGGGGTAACTATGTGGAAGTTGTTCAGCTAAGTAGCAACTCATTGGGAGGAATGCTACCAAATGAAACTTCTCAATTTTTAAGGTTAACTTCACTTAAGGTATCCAATAACTCATTGGAGGGCTTTCTCCCACCAATTTTGGGAACATATCCAGAACTAGAAGAGATTGATCTTAGCCTCAACCAGCTCTCTGGGTTCCTCCTGCCAAGCTTTTTCACCTCAACCAAATTGATTAATCTTGATCTCTCCAACAATAAATTTTCTGGATCAATTCTTATTCAATTTCAACCTCCAAATAATCCAATAGTTTCTGCTGAAAATTGTAGTCTGGTGTTTCTTGATCTTTCACACAACAACTTGAGTGGGACTCTTCCTTCAAATATGAGTAGGCTTCACAATTTGGCATATCTCAATCTATGCAACAACCAATTGGTAGGTACTATTCCTGATGACCTTCCAGATGAGTTGAGAGTATTGAATGTATCCTTTAATAATCTTTCTGGTGTTGTACCAGAAAGCTTAAAGCAGTTTCCCGACTCTGCATTTCATCCAGGAAATACTATGCTGGTATTTCCACATTTGCAACCATCACCAAAAGATACTTCCAACCTAGGTTTGAGGGAACATCGGTTACAAAAAAAGTCTGCAACTAGGATTGCCCTGATTGCATGTTTGGTTGCTGGTGGTTTTGTGATGGCTTTTGTgggtataataatttattataaggtTCATCATGAAAAAGAAAGGACTTCTAAACAAAATGAAGCAAGGGGCATCACCCAAGAGAGTACTTTCACATCAAATATAGAGGAACCTTATAGAAATTTGGAAGTATTACCACCTGCTCAAAGTGGGTCTTCTGATGATGCAAGAAACATTCATCCAGTGGGAAAGAAGCCAATAGATTTTGGCCCTTCTGAATTAGGTAAGAACGAGGAAGGAACATCTACCCCAATGTCTATTTTGTCTCCTTCAAATCCTTCATCTTCAAAAAGCTATCAGTTTGAGAATCCTGGTTCCCTCAAAGTCTCCTCTCCAGATAAACTGGTTGGAGACTTGCATATATTTGATGGATCCTTGGCGCTAACTGCGGAAGAACTTTCATGTGCTCCAGCAGAAGTTATTGGCAGGAGCTGTCATGGAACACTCTACAAAGCTACACTTGATTCTGGTCATGAATTGGCTGTCAAATGGTTAAGAGAAGGAATAACTAAAGGAAAAAAGGAGTTGGCTAGGGAAATAAAGAAACTTGGGACTATCAAGCATCCAAACCTGGTTTCTGTTCAGGGTTACTACTTGGGGCCAAAGGAACATGAGAAACTGATTATATCAAATTACATGAATGCACAATCTTTGGATATTTATCTCCATG AGACAGATAAAGGAAATCTCCATCCTTTGTCTCTTGATGAAAGGCTCAGGGTGGCTGTAGAGGTGGCACAATGTCTGCATTTCTTACACGATGAGAAAGCCATACCTCATGGCAATCTCAAATCCACAAACATTTTGCTAGAAACTCCCAACAGAAATGTTCTCCTCACTGACTACACCCTGCACAGGATACTCACTGCAGCTGGTACTGCTGAGCAAGTTCTGAATGCCGGTGCACTCGGCTATCGGCCTCCCGAGTTTGCTAGATCAAGCAAACCATGCCCTTCCTTGACAAGTGATGTCTATGCATTTGGAGTGATCTTGTTAGAGCTCCTAACAGGAAGAAATTCTGGAGAAATAGTTTCTGGGATTCCAGGGGTGGTTGACCTCATTGACTGGGTGAGGTTCTTAGCCGAACAAAACCGTTCTAGCCAGTGCTTTGATAGGTCTCTAGTGGACAAGAACAATGGGGAAAGACCATCTAAAATTCTTGATGACATGCTAAAGGTGGCTCTTAGATGCATCCTTCCAGCATCTGATAGGCCTGACCTGAAAACTGTCTTTGGTGATCTCTCAACAATAAG CTCTCCACAGGCATTATAA
- the LOC100809980 gene encoding probable inactive receptor kinase At5g10020 isoform X5, which translates to MNNFFGDIMHIFYPMGSVLYVDLSSNRFSGTPDLGLADESFLSSIQYLNISHNSLSGELFVHDGMPYLDNLEVFDASNNQLEGNIPSFTFVVSLRILRLACNQLTGLLPEALLKESSMMLSELDLSQNKLEGPIGIITSVTLRKLNLSSNKLYGPLPLRVGHCSIIDLSNNTLSGNFSRIRYWGNYVEVVQLSSNSLGGMLPNETSQFLRLTSLKVSNNSLEGFLPPILGTYPELEEIDLSLNQLSGFLLPSFFTSTKLINLDLSNNKFSGSILIQFQPPNNPIVSAENCSLVFLDLSHNNLSGTLPSNMSRLHNLAYLNLCNNQLVGTIPDDLPDELRVLNVSFNNLSGVVPESLKQFPDSAFHPGNTMLVFPHLQPSPKDTSNLGLREHRLQKKSATRIALIACLVAGGFVMAFVGIIIYYKVHHEKERTSKQNEARGITQESTFTSNIEEPYRNLEVLPPAQSGSSDDARNIHPVGKKPIDFGPSELGKNEEGTSTPMSILSPSNPSSSKSYQFENPGSLKVSSPDKLVGDLHIFDGSLALTAEELSCAPAEVIGRSCHGTLYKATLDSGHELAVKWLREGITKGKKELAREIKKLGTIKHPNLVSVQGYYLGPKEHEKLIISNYMNAQSLDIYLHETDKGNLHPLSLDERLRVAVEVAQCLHFLHDEKAIPHGNLKSTNILLETPNRNVLLTDYTLHRILTAAGTAEQVLNAGALGYRPPEFARSSKPCPSLTSDVYAFGVILLELLTGRNSGEIVSGIPGVVDLIDWVRFLAEQNRSSQCFDRSLVDKNNGERPSKILDDMLKVALRCILPASDRPDLKTVFGDLSTISSPQAL; encoded by the exons ATGAATAACTTCTTTGGGGATATTATGCATATATTTTATCCGATGGGCAGTGTGCTATATGTTGACTTAAGCAGCAATAGGTTTTCTGGTACACCGGATTTGGGACTTGCAGATGAGTCATTTCTCTCTTCAATTCAGTATTTAAATATTAGCCATAATTCCTTGAGTGGTGAGTTATTTGTTCATGATGGTATGCCATACCTTGACAATTTAGAGGTCTTTGATGCTAGTAATAATCAGTTAGAGGGCAATATACCTTCCTTCACGTTTGTGGTATCTCTTCGGATTCTTCGACTTGCATGCAACCAGTTGACTGGTTTACTGCCCGAAGCTCTATTGAAGGAAAGTTCAATGATGTTGTCTGAACTGGATCTTAGTCAAAACAAGCTTGAAG GTCCCATTGGAATTATTACCTCGGTGACTCTGAGGAAGCTTAATTTATCTTCAAACAAATTGTATGGCCCCTTACCTCTCAGGGTAGGCCACTGTTCCATCATAGATTTGAGTAACAACACACTATCAGGTAATTTCTCAAGGATCCGGTATTGGGGTAACTATGTGGAAGTTGTTCAGCTAAGTAGCAACTCATTGGGAGGAATGCTACCAAATGAAACTTCTCAATTTTTAAGGTTAACTTCACTTAAGGTATCCAATAACTCATTGGAGGGCTTTCTCCCACCAATTTTGGGAACATATCCAGAACTAGAAGAGATTGATCTTAGCCTCAACCAGCTCTCTGGGTTCCTCCTGCCAAGCTTTTTCACCTCAACCAAATTGATTAATCTTGATCTCTCCAACAATAAATTTTCTGGATCAATTCTTATTCAATTTCAACCTCCAAATAATCCAATAGTTTCTGCTGAAAATTGTAGTCTGGTGTTTCTTGATCTTTCACACAACAACTTGAGTGGGACTCTTCCTTCAAATATGAGTAGGCTTCACAATTTGGCATATCTCAATCTATGCAACAACCAATTGGTAGGTACTATTCCTGATGACCTTCCAGATGAGTTGAGAGTATTGAATGTATCCTTTAATAATCTTTCTGGTGTTGTACCAGAAAGCTTAAAGCAGTTTCCCGACTCTGCATTTCATCCAGGAAATACTATGCTGGTATTTCCACATTTGCAACCATCACCAAAAGATACTTCCAACCTAGGTTTGAGGGAACATCGGTTACAAAAAAAGTCTGCAACTAGGATTGCCCTGATTGCATGTTTGGTTGCTGGTGGTTTTGTGATGGCTTTTGTgggtataataatttattataaggtTCATCATGAAAAAGAAAGGACTTCTAAACAAAATGAAGCAAGGGGCATCACCCAAGAGAGTACTTTCACATCAAATATAGAGGAACCTTATAGAAATTTGGAAGTATTACCACCTGCTCAAAGTGGGTCTTCTGATGATGCAAGAAACATTCATCCAGTGGGAAAGAAGCCAATAGATTTTGGCCCTTCTGAATTAGGTAAGAACGAGGAAGGAACATCTACCCCAATGTCTATTTTGTCTCCTTCAAATCCTTCATCTTCAAAAAGCTATCAGTTTGAGAATCCTGGTTCCCTCAAAGTCTCCTCTCCAGATAAACTGGTTGGAGACTTGCATATATTTGATGGATCCTTGGCGCTAACTGCGGAAGAACTTTCATGTGCTCCAGCAGAAGTTATTGGCAGGAGCTGTCATGGAACACTCTACAAAGCTACACTTGATTCTGGTCATGAATTGGCTGTCAAATGGTTAAGAGAAGGAATAACTAAAGGAAAAAAGGAGTTGGCTAGGGAAATAAAGAAACTTGGGACTATCAAGCATCCAAACCTGGTTTCTGTTCAGGGTTACTACTTGGGGCCAAAGGAACATGAGAAACTGATTATATCAAATTACATGAATGCACAATCTTTGGATATTTATCTCCATG AGACAGATAAAGGAAATCTCCATCCTTTGTCTCTTGATGAAAGGCTCAGGGTGGCTGTAGAGGTGGCACAATGTCTGCATTTCTTACACGATGAGAAAGCCATACCTCATGGCAATCTCAAATCCACAAACATTTTGCTAGAAACTCCCAACAGAAATGTTCTCCTCACTGACTACACCCTGCACAGGATACTCACTGCAGCTGGTACTGCTGAGCAAGTTCTGAATGCCGGTGCACTCGGCTATCGGCCTCCCGAGTTTGCTAGATCAAGCAAACCATGCCCTTCCTTGACAAGTGATGTCTATGCATTTGGAGTGATCTTGTTAGAGCTCCTAACAGGAAGAAATTCTGGAGAAATAGTTTCTGGGATTCCAGGGGTGGTTGACCTCATTGACTGGGTGAGGTTCTTAGCCGAACAAAACCGTTCTAGCCAGTGCTTTGATAGGTCTCTAGTGGACAAGAACAATGGGGAAAGACCATCTAAAATTCTTGATGACATGCTAAAGGTGGCTCTTAGATGCATCCTTCCAGCATCTGATAGGCCTGACCTGAAAACTGTCTTTGGTGATCTCTCAACAATAAG CTCTCCACAGGCATTATAA
- the LOC100809980 gene encoding probable inactive receptor kinase At5g10020 isoform X3 — MQAIWFMLSLLVAIALGNSDIDALLEFKKSIQNDPSGLVVNSWDSRSLDSDGCPKNWYGIVCSEGSVLSITLDNAGLVGELNFLAINGLTMLRNLSAVNNQFTGDLLHIATIESLEYLDLSLNKFNGPLLSNFVQLRKLVYLNLSSNELGGTLPVDFHKLEQLKYLDLHMNNFFGDIMHIFYPMGSVLYVDLSSNRFSGTPDLGLADESFLSSIQYLNISHNSLSGELFVHDGMPYLDNLEVFDASNNQLEGNIPSFTFVVSLRILRLACNQLTGLLPEALLKESSMMLSELDLSQNKLEGPIGIITSVTLRKLNLSSNKLYGPLPLRVGHCSIIDLSNNTLSGNFSRIRYWGNYVEVVQLSSNSLGGMLPNETSQFLRLTSLKVSNNSLEGFLPPILGTYPELEEIDLSLNQLSGFLLPSFFTSTKLINLDLSNNKFSGSILIQFQPPNNPIVSAENCSLVFLDLSHNNLSGTLPSNMSRLHNLAYLNLCNNQLVGTIPDDLPDELRVLNVSFNNLSGVVPESLKQFPDSAFHPGNTMLVFPHLQPSPKDTSNLGLREHRLQKKSATRIALIACLVAGGFVMAFVGIIIYYKVHHEKERTSKQNEARGITQESTFTSNIEEPYRNLEVLPPAQSGSSDDARNIHPVGKKPIDFGPSELGKNEEGTSTPMSILSPSNPSSSKSYQFENPGSLKVSSPDKLVGDLHIFDGSLALTAEELSCAPAEVIGRSCHGTLYKATLDSGHELAVKWLREGITKGKKELAREIKKLGTIKHPNLVSVQGYYLGPKEHEKLIISNYMNAQSLDIYLHETDKGNLHPLSLDERLRVAVEVAQCLHFLHDEKAIPHGNLKSTNILLETPNRNVLLTDYTLHRILTAAGTAEQVLNAGALGYRPPEFARSSKPCPSLTSDVYAFGVILLELLTGRNSGEIVSGIPGVVDLIDWVRFLAEQNRSSQCFDRSLVDKNNGERPSKILDDMLKVALRCILPASDRPDLKTVFGDLSTISSPQAL; from the exons TGCGATTAATGGCCTTACAATGCTTCGCAATTTGTCAGCTGTCAACAACCAGTTCACAGGAGATCTCTTACACATTGCCACAATAGAGTCACTTGAATATCTTGATTTATCCCTCAACAAGTTTAATGGGCCGTTACTCTCTAACTTCGTTCAGTTGCGCAAGTTAGTATATCTGAATCTTTCTTCAAATGAACTTGGAGGTACTCTTCCTGTTGACTTTCACAAACTTGAGCAGTTGAAGTATTTAGATTTGCACATGAATAACTTCTTTGGGGATATTATGCATATATTTTATCCGATGGGCAGTGTGCTATATGTTGACTTAAGCAGCAATAGGTTTTCTGGTACACCGGATTTGGGACTTGCAGATGAGTCATTTCTCTCTTCAATTCAGTATTTAAATATTAGCCATAATTCCTTGAGTGGTGAGTTATTTGTTCATGATGGTATGCCATACCTTGACAATTTAGAGGTCTTTGATGCTAGTAATAATCAGTTAGAGGGCAATATACCTTCCTTCACGTTTGTGGTATCTCTTCGGATTCTTCGACTTGCATGCAACCAGTTGACTGGTTTACTGCCCGAAGCTCTATTGAAGGAAAGTTCAATGATGTTGTCTGAACTGGATCTTAGTCAAAACAAGCTTGAAG GTCCCATTGGAATTATTACCTCGGTGACTCTGAGGAAGCTTAATTTATCTTCAAACAAATTGTATGGCCCCTTACCTCTCAGGGTAGGCCACTGTTCCATCATAGATTTGAGTAACAACACACTATCAGGTAATTTCTCAAGGATCCGGTATTGGGGTAACTATGTGGAAGTTGTTCAGCTAAGTAGCAACTCATTGGGAGGAATGCTACCAAATGAAACTTCTCAATTTTTAAGGTTAACTTCACTTAAGGTATCCAATAACTCATTGGAGGGCTTTCTCCCACCAATTTTGGGAACATATCCAGAACTAGAAGAGATTGATCTTAGCCTCAACCAGCTCTCTGGGTTCCTCCTGCCAAGCTTTTTCACCTCAACCAAATTGATTAATCTTGATCTCTCCAACAATAAATTTTCTGGATCAATTCTTATTCAATTTCAACCTCCAAATAATCCAATAGTTTCTGCTGAAAATTGTAGTCTGGTGTTTCTTGATCTTTCACACAACAACTTGAGTGGGACTCTTCCTTCAAATATGAGTAGGCTTCACAATTTGGCATATCTCAATCTATGCAACAACCAATTGGTAGGTACTATTCCTGATGACCTTCCAGATGAGTTGAGAGTATTGAATGTATCCTTTAATAATCTTTCTGGTGTTGTACCAGAAAGCTTAAAGCAGTTTCCCGACTCTGCATTTCATCCAGGAAATACTATGCTGGTATTTCCACATTTGCAACCATCACCAAAAGATACTTCCAACCTAGGTTTGAGGGAACATCGGTTACAAAAAAAGTCTGCAACTAGGATTGCCCTGATTGCATGTTTGGTTGCTGGTGGTTTTGTGATGGCTTTTGTgggtataataatttattataaggtTCATCATGAAAAAGAAAGGACTTCTAAACAAAATGAAGCAAGGGGCATCACCCAAGAGAGTACTTTCACATCAAATATAGAGGAACCTTATAGAAATTTGGAAGTATTACCACCTGCTCAAAGTGGGTCTTCTGATGATGCAAGAAACATTCATCCAGTGGGAAAGAAGCCAATAGATTTTGGCCCTTCTGAATTAGGTAAGAACGAGGAAGGAACATCTACCCCAATGTCTATTTTGTCTCCTTCAAATCCTTCATCTTCAAAAAGCTATCAGTTTGAGAATCCTGGTTCCCTCAAAGTCTCCTCTCCAGATAAACTGGTTGGAGACTTGCATATATTTGATGGATCCTTGGCGCTAACTGCGGAAGAACTTTCATGTGCTCCAGCAGAAGTTATTGGCAGGAGCTGTCATGGAACACTCTACAAAGCTACACTTGATTCTGGTCATGAATTGGCTGTCAAATGGTTAAGAGAAGGAATAACTAAAGGAAAAAAGGAGTTGGCTAGGGAAATAAAGAAACTTGGGACTATCAAGCATCCAAACCTGGTTTCTGTTCAGGGTTACTACTTGGGGCCAAAGGAACATGAGAAACTGATTATATCAAATTACATGAATGCACAATCTTTGGATATTTATCTCCATG AGACAGATAAAGGAAATCTCCATCCTTTGTCTCTTGATGAAAGGCTCAGGGTGGCTGTAGAGGTGGCACAATGTCTGCATTTCTTACACGATGAGAAAGCCATACCTCATGGCAATCTCAAATCCACAAACATTTTGCTAGAAACTCCCAACAGAAATGTTCTCCTCACTGACTACACCCTGCACAGGATACTCACTGCAGCTGGTACTGCTGAGCAAGTTCTGAATGCCGGTGCACTCGGCTATCGGCCTCCCGAGTTTGCTAGATCAAGCAAACCATGCCCTTCCTTGACAAGTGATGTCTATGCATTTGGAGTGATCTTGTTAGAGCTCCTAACAGGAAGAAATTCTGGAGAAATAGTTTCTGGGATTCCAGGGGTGGTTGACCTCATTGACTGGGTGAGGTTCTTAGCCGAACAAAACCGTTCTAGCCAGTGCTTTGATAGGTCTCTAGTGGACAAGAACAATGGGGAAAGACCATCTAAAATTCTTGATGACATGCTAAAGGTGGCTCTTAGATGCATCCTTCCAGCATCTGATAGGCCTGACCTGAAAACTGTCTTTGGTGATCTCTCAACAATAAG CTCTCCACAGGCATTATAA